In Streptomyces sp. 840.1, one DNA window encodes the following:
- a CDS encoding asparagine synthase-related protein → MGGLGVWANQFRAGEIRRGSFGDGTVVVAGSCLASVVELERAAAAAARGDWVAAARLPGVALVLVRTGRVWRVMGDRAGTVQVFWMRFADRVLWGTAAAPLAALGGHEADPAVLLGQMMLQGVDVLDGASHFHGVRRVRPGHALVLEEGQPPRTEPVAPPVGRLAFDKAAPLVRDAVVEAVQRRTMTGGLISSDLSGGMDSSVVASVAAMSTRLLAVTYTDARMKDEDDVHYARLVAAELPGVRHQVVEGGTGAVRHFGGLDDPHLLPLTDTPTYSLGLLEMKRVQFAGPVQSGSRLHLTGRGGDDVLDAVGSMPLDQFRAGQRAAAWRRIAALARSRRASGTELLTQAARTIATPYPHALEKLADRVEAGRMDGPAGAARILAWCGVGGALPWLTRSGRTLVADLVGARAVSADRRETPGRLHERLALELMGDGHSTFDQMSRTLWGLPVHAPLLDSRVVDLCHAIPGWERSRPGAFKPLALAAFTGLVPDVLLERRTKTPFTGSLYDGLRAHAPAVRRILTGSVLVQAGLLDRSRVMAALDAGVRGETIPLAALHGLVTAELWLALLPLGRSAWWERTDAPRVAA, encoded by the coding sequence GTGGGCGGCCTTGGGGTCTGGGCGAACCAGTTCAGGGCGGGCGAGATCCGGCGAGGCAGTTTCGGGGACGGCACGGTTGTGGTGGCCGGTAGCTGCCTGGCCTCCGTGGTCGAGCTGGAACGGGCCGCCGCGGCGGCGGCGCGCGGCGATTGGGTGGCGGCGGCCCGGCTACCTGGCGTGGCCCTCGTGCTGGTGCGCACCGGCCGGGTCTGGCGGGTCATGGGGGACCGGGCGGGAACGGTCCAGGTGTTCTGGATGCGGTTTGCCGACCGGGTGCTGTGGGGAACGGCGGCGGCACCGCTGGCCGCGCTCGGCGGGCACGAGGCGGATCCTGCGGTGCTGCTCGGGCAGATGATGCTCCAGGGGGTGGATGTGCTCGACGGTGCGTCGCACTTCCACGGGGTGCGGCGGGTACGGCCCGGCCACGCCCTGGTCCTCGAAGAGGGACAGCCGCCGCGTACGGAACCGGTCGCGCCGCCGGTGGGCCGGCTGGCGTTCGACAAGGCCGCGCCGCTCGTACGCGATGCCGTGGTCGAGGCGGTGCAGCGGCGGACGATGACGGGCGGCCTCATCTCATCGGACCTGTCCGGCGGGATGGACAGCAGCGTCGTTGCGTCAGTCGCCGCGATGAGCACGCGGCTGCTCGCGGTGACCTACACCGACGCCCGGATGAAGGACGAGGACGATGTGCACTACGCCCGCCTGGTGGCGGCCGAACTGCCGGGCGTCCGCCATCAGGTGGTGGAGGGCGGCACGGGGGCGGTGCGGCACTTCGGCGGGCTGGACGATCCGCACCTCCTGCCGCTGACCGACACCCCCACCTACAGCCTGGGTCTGCTGGAGATGAAGCGGGTGCAGTTCGCGGGGCCGGTGCAGAGCGGATCGCGGCTGCACCTGACCGGGCGGGGTGGGGACGACGTGCTGGATGCCGTCGGATCGATGCCTCTCGATCAGTTCCGGGCCGGGCAGCGGGCGGCGGCCTGGCGGCGCATAGCCGCGCTGGCCCGGTCCCGGCGCGCCTCGGGCACCGAACTGCTGACCCAGGCCGCACGTACGATCGCTACCCCCTACCCGCACGCGCTGGAGAAGCTTGCCGACCGGGTGGAGGCAGGCCGCATGGACGGCCCAGCGGGAGCAGCACGCATCCTGGCGTGGTGCGGTGTCGGCGGGGCCCTGCCGTGGCTGACCCGGTCGGGTCGCACGCTCGTGGCCGATCTGGTCGGCGCGCGAGCCGTCAGCGCGGATCGGCGCGAGACGCCGGGGCGGCTGCACGAGCGGCTGGCCCTGGAGCTGATGGGTGATGGGCACTCGACCTTCGACCAGATGTCGCGCACCCTGTGGGGTCTGCCGGTGCACGCCCCGCTGCTGGACAGCCGTGTCGTCGACCTGTGCCACGCAATACCCGGGTGGGAGCGGTCACGGCCGGGCGCGTTCAAGCCGCTCGCCCTCGCGGCGTTCACCGGCCTTGTGCCGGACGTGCTGCTGGAGCGGCGCACGAAGACTCCGTTCACCGGCAGCCTGTACGACGGGCTACGGGCACATGCTCCAGCGGTCCGCCGAATTCTGACCGGGTCCGTCCTCGTACAGGCGGGCCTCCTCGACCGGAGCCGGGTGATGGCCGCGCTCGACGCCGGCGTTCGCGGGGAGACGATCCCGCTGGCGGCGCTGCACGGCCTGGTGACGGCCGAGCTCTGGCTGGCACTGCTCCCGCTCGGCCGCTCCGCGTGGTGGGAGCGGACGGACGCGCCCCGGGTGGCAGCGTGA
- a CDS encoding lasso RiPP family leader peptide-containing protein — protein MDEQTYSTPAVSELGTVVEVTLGSAGNDNADDTQYWS, from the coding sequence ATGGACGAGCAGACCTACTCCACCCCCGCTGTCAGCGAGCTCGGCACCGTCGTCGAGGTGACGCTCGGCTCCGCGGGCAACGACAACGCCGACGACACCCAGTACTGGAGCTAA
- a CDS encoding twin-arginine translocation signal domain-containing protein, with protein MERRKFLGGAAATVGAVALPGIAQAREHIDSALAPTGEADVAYFEGVFERHRGGYAGRTPDAVLGLMEQDLEELSVALSRTRHAGDRGDLVRAAAGITGLVAIIQHDRGDRADAHRWFAIAGKVARESGDGRTLSWVLARRAMVPLNYGAPRQAAEYAQAACQAAGRTPTGAAALASAVHARALAALGDADGARKAIASTESLLQRIDGDETADTWFGYPGQKHHVHLSQVHTLLGDTKAAYRHQDAAIALTHSPSVMTRALLALDTAACLRTDGDHREAASMAAGVWGRLPVEHRSGLIRARATVLLDRLDGPAHEHLREALSS; from the coding sequence GTGGAGCGCAGGAAGTTCCTGGGCGGGGCGGCCGCCACCGTAGGCGCCGTGGCCTTGCCCGGCATCGCCCAGGCTCGCGAGCACATCGACAGCGCCCTGGCACCCACCGGTGAGGCCGACGTCGCCTACTTCGAGGGCGTTTTCGAGCGGCACCGAGGCGGCTATGCCGGCCGGACCCCCGATGCCGTGCTCGGCCTGATGGAGCAGGATCTCGAAGAACTGTCCGTCGCGCTGAGCCGTACGAGGCACGCGGGTGACCGGGGCGATTTAGTCCGTGCCGCTGCTGGGATCACTGGGCTCGTCGCGATCATCCAGCACGATCGCGGTGACCGGGCTGACGCGCACCGGTGGTTCGCCATCGCCGGGAAAGTCGCCCGTGAATCCGGCGACGGCCGTACCCTCTCCTGGGTCCTCGCCCGCCGAGCAATGGTGCCCCTCAACTACGGTGCCCCCCGCCAGGCCGCCGAGTACGCGCAGGCCGCTTGCCAGGCCGCAGGCCGCACCCCGACCGGAGCCGCCGCCCTGGCCAGCGCCGTGCACGCTCGCGCGCTCGCCGCCCTTGGCGACGCCGACGGCGCACGCAAGGCCATCGCCAGCACTGAGTCCCTACTCCAGAGGATCGACGGCGACGAGACCGCCGACACCTGGTTCGGCTACCCCGGGCAGAAGCACCACGTTCACCTTTCCCAGGTGCACACCCTCCTCGGCGACACGAAAGCCGCCTACCGCCACCAGGACGCCGCCATCGCCCTCACCCACTCCCCGTCGGTGATGACCCGTGCTCTCCTCGCCCTGGACACCGCCGCATGCCTGCGCACTGACGGCGACCACCGCGAGGCGGCCAGCATGGCTGCCGGGGTGTGGGGCCGTCTTCCCGTTGAGCATCGCAGCGGGCTCATCCGAGCCCGCGCGACCGTTCTCCTCGACCGCCTCGACGGGCCTGCCCACGAACACCTCCGGGAAGCTCTGAGCAGCTAG